The following proteins are co-located in the Rhodococcus opacus B4 genome:
- a CDS encoding glycine betaine ABC transporter substrate-binding protein: protein MNLLRKAIAATAVTFCGVLAVSCGLESGGALPLSVEPGSIQPVPELEGVAITVGSKDFTEQVTLGYIIEFALSAAGADVRDLTNIQGSNSTRDAQLDGQIDVTYEYTGTGWINYLGNEIPIPDPTAQFEAVRDEDLERNGMVWVDPAPMNNTYALAMSRQTAEETGITTLSEYADLVNRDPAAATTCVETEFNVRQDGFPGMAAKYGFDPARANRQILQTGIIYQATADGTQCKFGEVFTTDGRIIALDLVLLEDDRQFFPKYNPAITMRKDFAEAHPQVAEVMAPISAALTNEEITELNRRVDVEGEEPADVARDWLVQKGFVTLP, encoded by the coding sequence ATGAACCTCCTGCGGAAGGCGATCGCCGCGACGGCAGTGACGTTCTGCGGGGTACTCGCAGTGTCCTGCGGCCTCGAATCCGGAGGCGCCCTGCCGCTGTCGGTGGAACCGGGCAGCATCCAGCCCGTGCCCGAACTCGAGGGCGTCGCGATCACCGTCGGGTCCAAGGACTTCACCGAGCAGGTCACCCTCGGATACATCATCGAATTCGCGCTCAGCGCCGCGGGCGCCGACGTGCGCGACCTCACCAACATCCAGGGGTCCAACAGCACGCGCGACGCCCAGCTGGACGGTCAGATCGACGTCACCTACGAGTACACCGGGACCGGGTGGATCAACTACCTCGGCAACGAGATTCCGATCCCCGACCCGACCGCGCAGTTCGAGGCCGTCCGCGACGAGGACCTCGAACGCAACGGCATGGTGTGGGTGGATCCCGCCCCGATGAACAACACGTACGCGCTCGCGATGAGCAGGCAGACCGCCGAGGAGACCGGGATCACCACGCTGTCGGAGTACGCGGACCTGGTCAACCGCGACCCCGCCGCAGCGACGACGTGCGTGGAGACCGAGTTCAACGTCCGCCAGGACGGGTTCCCGGGCATGGCCGCCAAGTACGGCTTCGATCCGGCCCGCGCGAACCGCCAGATCCTGCAGACCGGCATCATCTATCAGGCCACCGCGGACGGAACCCAGTGCAAGTTCGGTGAGGTGTTCACGACGGACGGCCGCATCATCGCGCTCGATCTGGTGCTGCTGGAAGACGATCGCCAGTTCTTCCCGAAGTACAACCCGGCGATCACGATGCGCAAGGATTTCGCCGAGGCGCACCCGCAGGTGGCGGAGGTGATGGCCCCGATCTCCGCGGCCCTGACCAACGAGGAGATCACCGAACTGAACCGGCGGGTCGACGTGGAGGGCGAGGAACCGGCCGATGTGGCCCGGGACTGGCTGGTGCAGAAGGGATTCGTCACGCTCCCGTGA
- a CDS encoding antibiotic biosynthesis monooxygenase produces MPHPSPHSPAASPVSVIFQRRIDDARYTEYSQWQKRAADALATVPGFIDQDIVPPSPPVQDDWVDVLRFTTLDDARAWLDSDLRTELVAEIKHAFIGNEDVHLLTGEQTREQSATSVVISCHVDPSDESAFMDWQRKISAAEAGFRGFRGHKVERPVQGITEDWTIVLSFDTEDNLGSWMDSPERAALLEEGEKFNRNLRIRKASYGFDFWFRGTGGDEPPPVPVARSNLLALLVLYPLVVIWGHFFSAPFIEAHGVPIAVALFIGNLVTTQVLGWWAVPAAFKAFGWWMDPAIPARRRNLGYAVMVVLFAISIGVCTLLFMIPTT; encoded by the coding sequence GTGCCGCACCCGAGTCCGCACAGCCCAGCCGCATCCCCGGTGTCGGTGATCTTCCAGCGCCGGATCGACGACGCCCGCTACACCGAGTACTCGCAATGGCAGAAACGCGCGGCGGACGCGCTCGCGACGGTTCCGGGTTTCATCGATCAGGACATCGTGCCGCCGTCGCCACCCGTGCAGGACGACTGGGTGGACGTGCTGCGGTTCACCACCCTCGACGACGCCCGGGCGTGGCTCGACAGCGATCTGCGAACGGAACTGGTGGCGGAGATCAAGCACGCCTTCATCGGCAACGAGGACGTCCACCTGCTCACCGGCGAGCAGACCCGGGAGCAGTCGGCGACGTCGGTGGTCATCTCCTGTCACGTCGACCCCTCGGACGAGTCGGCGTTCATGGACTGGCAGCGGAAGATCTCCGCCGCCGAGGCAGGGTTCCGGGGGTTCCGGGGGCACAAGGTCGAACGGCCGGTGCAGGGAATCACCGAGGACTGGACGATCGTGCTCAGCTTCGACACCGAGGACAACCTGGGGTCGTGGATGGATTCACCGGAGCGGGCCGCCCTCCTGGAGGAGGGTGAGAAGTTCAACAGGAATCTCCGGATCCGCAAAGCGAGCTACGGTTTCGACTTCTGGTTCCGCGGTACCGGCGGCGACGAACCGCCCCCGGTGCCCGTCGCCCGCAGCAACCTCCTGGCGCTGCTGGTGCTGTACCCGCTGGTCGTGATCTGGGGTCATTTCTTCAGCGCACCGTTCATCGAGGCGCACGGTGTGCCGATCGCCGTCGCCCTGTTCATCGGGAACCTGGTCACCACCCAGGTCCTCGGGTGGTGGGCGGTTCCCGCGGCGTTCAAGGCGTTCGGGTGGTGGATGGACCCGGCGATCCCGGCCCGGCGGCGGAATCTGGGCTACGCCGTCATGGTCGTGCTGTTCGCGATCTCGATCGGCGTGTGCACCCTGCTGTTCATGATCCCCACGACCTGA
- a CDS encoding ABC transporter ATP-binding protein codes for MTDLDTPHTNGSTVSGVDIVLEDVVKSYPGQEKAAVDNVSMRIPAGEIVVLVGPSGCGKTTTMRMINRLIEPTSGKITIGGKDALSIDPDKLRRGIGYSIQQAGLFPHLTIAKNVGTVPGLIGWDKKKIADRTDEMLDLVGLEPGLYRERYPRQLSGGQQQRVGVARALAADPPVLLMDEPFGAVDPITRGLLQDELMRLQSDLGKTIVFVTHDFNEAVKLGDRIAVLGNQSHIMQYDTPEAILAHPANDMVAGFIGADASLKQLTLTRVAEVELLDCPTAYEDGSVDELRAAISPRKIKWGILLDARDRPIRWVSLHHLATATSLHDIGDPIDEVMSTQSTLQDALEALLAESSASTIVTGRRGEYRGLITIDTLVAHLSAMREEHAHDDEVGEPEQNGASEGGTPS; via the coding sequence GTGACTGATCTCGATACACCTCACACCAACGGCAGCACGGTCTCGGGCGTGGACATCGTCCTCGAAGACGTGGTCAAGAGTTATCCCGGCCAGGAAAAGGCGGCGGTCGACAACGTGTCGATGCGCATCCCCGCCGGCGAGATCGTCGTCCTCGTCGGCCCGTCCGGCTGCGGGAAGACCACCACGATGCGGATGATCAACCGGCTCATCGAACCGACTTCGGGGAAGATCACGATCGGCGGCAAGGACGCCCTGTCCATCGACCCCGACAAGCTGCGGCGCGGCATCGGCTACTCGATTCAGCAGGCCGGGCTGTTCCCGCACCTGACCATCGCCAAGAACGTCGGCACCGTCCCCGGGCTCATCGGCTGGGACAAGAAGAAGATCGCCGACCGCACCGACGAGATGCTCGACCTCGTCGGACTCGAGCCGGGCCTCTACCGCGAGCGCTACCCCCGCCAGTTGTCGGGCGGTCAGCAGCAGCGGGTGGGGGTGGCGCGGGCACTGGCCGCCGATCCCCCGGTGCTGCTGATGGACGAGCCGTTCGGCGCGGTCGACCCGATCACGCGCGGGCTGCTGCAGGACGAGTTGATGCGGCTGCAGTCCGATCTCGGCAAGACCATCGTGTTCGTAACGCACGATTTCAACGAGGCGGTCAAGCTGGGAGACCGGATCGCGGTGCTCGGCAACCAGTCGCACATCATGCAGTACGACACACCGGAGGCGATCCTCGCCCATCCCGCCAACGACATGGTGGCCGGGTTCATCGGCGCCGACGCGTCATTGAAGCAGCTGACCCTCACCCGGGTGGCGGAGGTCGAACTCCTCGACTGCCCGACCGCGTACGAGGACGGCTCGGTGGACGAACTGCGGGCGGCGATCTCACCCCGCAAGATCAAGTGGGGCATCCTCCTGGACGCGCGGGATCGCCCGATCCGCTGGGTGTCGCTCCACCATCTGGCCACCGCCACGTCGCTGCACGACATCGGCGACCCCATCGACGAGGTGATGTCCACCCAGTCGACGCTGCAGGACGCCCTCGAGGCACTGCTGGCGGAGAGCAGCGCCTCGACGATCGTCACGGGACGGAGGGGCGAGTACCGCGGACTCATCACGATCGACACCCTGGTGGCGCACCTGTCCGCGATGCGTGAGGAACATGCCCACGACGACGAGGTCGGCGAGCCGGAGCAGAACGGGGCGAGCGAGGGCGGGACACCGTCATGA
- a CDS encoding ABC transporter permease: MQQLWDFVSARKQQLLTDSLLHVSAVVQSVVIATIVAVAIGILVYRSPAGSAIATALAGTILTIPSFALLGLLIPILGLGVAPTVTALVLYALLPIIRNTILGLASVDPAVTDAARGVGMSRTTVLSRIELPLAWPSILTGMRVSTQMLMGILAIAAYAKGPGLGNLIFSGLSRVGSPTAIPQALTGTVLIVILALVLDGILAVVGRLTTSRGIRD; this comes from the coding sequence ATGCAGCAACTGTGGGACTTCGTCTCCGCCAGGAAACAGCAGCTTCTCACCGACTCGCTCCTGCACGTCAGTGCCGTCGTGCAGTCGGTGGTCATCGCCACGATCGTCGCGGTGGCGATCGGGATCCTGGTGTACCGGAGCCCCGCCGGGTCCGCGATCGCGACCGCCCTGGCCGGCACGATCCTCACCATCCCGTCGTTCGCCCTGCTCGGCCTGCTCATCCCGATCCTGGGACTCGGTGTGGCGCCCACCGTGACCGCCCTGGTGCTGTACGCGCTGCTGCCGATCATCCGGAACACCATCCTCGGACTCGCGTCCGTCGACCCCGCCGTCACCGACGCCGCCCGCGGCGTGGGGATGAGCCGCACGACGGTGCTGAGCAGAATCGAACTCCCCCTCGCGTGGCCGTCGATCCTGACGGGCATGCGGGTGAGCACGCAGATGCTGATGGGCATCCTCGCGATCGCCGCCTACGCCAAGGGTCCCGGGCTCGGCAACCTCATCTTCTCGGGACTGTCCCGCGTCGGCAGCCCGACAGCGATACCGCAGGCCCTCACGGGGACCGTGCTCATCGTGATCCTCGCCCTCGTACTCGACGGCATCCTCGCCGTCGTCGGCCGACTCACCACCTCCAGGGGGATCCGTGACTGA
- a CDS encoding bifunctional [glutamine synthetase] adenylyltransferase/[glutamine synthetase]-adenylyl-L-tyrosine phosphorylase, which translates to MVKPPAARSAVPGPGRLGLVEPTAPSELRELGWVGEDSIELLWSLSRAANADLALRTLVRLKEGLGESWAELDAALRTDKGLRGRLFGLFGASSAFGDHLVADPASWKILAGDVRLPSKDEATATMMAAVGAEPEEGAHPDARLYRAKVTGPEAIAALRKTYRDELMLLAAVDLAATVENEPVLPYQTVGHQLSDLADAALDAALAVAVAAVCPDAPCPVRLAVIAMGKCGARELNYVSDVDVVFVAEPADAIASRIAGEMMRIGSSAFFDVDAALRPEGKRGELVRTLESHVAYYKRWAKTWEFQALLKARPMIGDAALGQQYSDALNPMVWTASEREDFVPEVQAMRRRVEEMVPPELRERELKLGRGSLRDVEFAVQLLQLVHGRADEALHVQSTIDALTALAARGYVGRDDAANLAASYEFLRLLEHRLQLQKLRRTHTLPPADDEEALRWLARAAHMRPDGSKDALGVLNAEIKRNAHRVRRLHAKLFYRPLLESVARIDKEALRLSPDAAIRQLAALGYTAPENALGHLTALTSGASRKGRIQALLLPTLLESLADTPDPDAGLLAYRRLSDAMTDQTWFLRLLRDEALVAERLMTVLGSSAYVPDLLIKAPDVVRLFADSPAGPRLLESKPEDVARGILTASARHEDPARAIAAARSLRRYELARIASADILGMLDVPGVCKALSSVWAAVLNAALAAVIKASEKELGTPAPATFTVIGMGRLGGGELGYGSDADVLFVCEPREGIDETVAVKWANSIGDKVRTLLGAPSTDPPLEVDTGLRPEGRSGPMVRTLASYEAYYAQWAQAWEIQALLRAHHVAGDADLGLRFLHMIDKTRYPEGGVSDQAVREIRRIKARVDSERLPRGADPATHTKLGRGGLADIEWTVQLIQLRHAHEIESLHNTSTLETLDAIGAAELLSESDVELLRDAWITATKARNCLVLVRGKATDQLPGSGRVLSAVAQIAGWGGGDAGEFLDHYLRVTRRAKAVVERVFGE; encoded by the coding sequence ATGGTGAAGCCTCCGGCAGCGCGTTCTGCCGTTCCCGGTCCGGGTCGTCTGGGTCTCGTCGAGCCGACCGCTCCGTCCGAACTCCGCGAGCTGGGCTGGGTCGGTGAGGACAGCATCGAACTGCTGTGGTCGCTGTCGCGGGCCGCGAACGCCGACCTCGCCCTCCGCACCCTGGTGCGCCTGAAGGAAGGGCTCGGCGAGAGCTGGGCCGAACTCGACGCCGCGCTGCGTACCGACAAAGGCCTGCGCGGCCGGTTGTTCGGGCTGTTCGGTGCGTCCAGCGCATTCGGCGACCACCTGGTCGCGGATCCCGCGTCCTGGAAGATCCTCGCCGGCGACGTCCGCCTGCCGTCGAAGGACGAGGCGACCGCCACGATGATGGCGGCGGTCGGCGCCGAACCCGAAGAGGGTGCCCACCCGGACGCCCGCCTGTACCGGGCGAAGGTCACCGGGCCCGAAGCCATCGCCGCCCTGCGCAAGACGTATCGCGACGAACTGATGCTGCTCGCCGCCGTCGATCTCGCGGCGACCGTCGAGAACGAACCGGTACTGCCGTACCAGACCGTGGGACATCAGCTGTCCGATCTGGCGGATGCCGCACTGGACGCCGCCCTCGCGGTGGCCGTCGCTGCCGTGTGCCCGGACGCCCCGTGCCCCGTGCGGCTGGCTGTCATCGCCATGGGCAAATGCGGTGCGCGCGAACTCAATTACGTCAGCGACGTCGACGTGGTCTTCGTCGCCGAACCCGCCGACGCGATCGCCAGCCGCATCGCGGGCGAGATGATGCGCATCGGGTCCTCGGCCTTCTTCGACGTGGACGCCGCGCTGCGGCCGGAGGGCAAGCGCGGGGAACTCGTCCGCACCCTCGAATCCCACGTCGCGTACTACAAGCGCTGGGCCAAGACCTGGGAGTTCCAGGCCCTGCTCAAGGCCCGCCCGATGATCGGCGACGCCGCGCTCGGACAGCAGTACTCCGATGCCCTCAACCCGATGGTCTGGACCGCCTCCGAGCGCGAGGACTTCGTTCCCGAGGTGCAGGCGATGCGCCGCCGGGTGGAGGAGATGGTTCCGCCGGAACTGCGCGAGCGGGAACTGAAACTGGGTCGCGGCAGTCTGCGCGACGTCGAGTTCGCCGTCCAGCTCCTGCAACTCGTGCACGGCCGTGCCGACGAGGCGCTGCACGTCCAGAGCACCATCGACGCTCTCACCGCACTTGCCGCCCGCGGCTACGTGGGCCGCGACGACGCCGCGAATCTGGCGGCGTCCTACGAGTTCCTGCGATTGCTCGAGCACCGGCTGCAGTTGCAGAAGCTGCGCCGCACGCACACCCTGCCGCCCGCCGACGACGAGGAAGCGCTGCGCTGGCTGGCCCGTGCCGCGCACATGCGGCCCGACGGCAGCAAGGACGCGCTCGGCGTCCTCAACGCAGAGATCAAGCGCAACGCGCACCGGGTGCGGCGCCTGCACGCGAAACTGTTCTACCGGCCGCTGCTCGAATCGGTGGCGCGCATCGACAAGGAAGCGCTGCGGCTGAGCCCGGACGCGGCCATCCGCCAGCTCGCGGCGCTGGGCTACACCGCCCCCGAGAACGCGCTCGGCCACCTCACCGCACTCACCAGCGGTGCGTCCCGCAAGGGCCGCATCCAGGCGCTGCTGTTGCCGACCCTGCTCGAATCGCTCGCCGACACACCGGATCCCGATGCGGGCCTGCTCGCGTACCGGCGACTGTCGGACGCGATGACCGATCAGACCTGGTTCCTCCGGCTGCTGCGCGACGAGGCCTTGGTCGCCGAGCGGCTGATGACGGTGCTCGGGTCGTCGGCGTACGTCCCCGATCTGCTGATCAAGGCACCGGACGTGGTGCGGCTGTTCGCCGATTCACCGGCCGGGCCGCGGCTGCTGGAGTCGAAGCCGGAGGACGTCGCCCGCGGCATCCTGACGGCGTCCGCACGGCACGAGGACCCGGCCCGCGCGATCGCGGCCGCGCGCTCCCTGCGCCGCTACGAGCTGGCCCGCATCGCGTCCGCGGACATCCTCGGCATGCTCGACGTGCCGGGCGTGTGCAAGGCGCTGTCGTCCGTGTGGGCGGCCGTGCTCAACGCCGCCCTCGCCGCCGTGATCAAGGCGAGCGAGAAGGAACTCGGCACGCCCGCTCCCGCGACGTTCACGGTGATCGGGATGGGCCGGCTCGGCGGCGGCGAACTCGGCTACGGTTCGGACGCGGACGTCCTGTTCGTGTGCGAGCCGCGCGAAGGGATCGACGAGACCGTTGCCGTCAAGTGGGCCAACAGCATCGGCGACAAGGTGCGGACCCTGCTCGGCGCGCCGAGCACCGACCCGCCGCTCGAGGTGGACACCGGCCTGCGGCCGGAGGGTCGCAGCGGCCCGATGGTGCGCACGCTGGCGTCCTACGAGGCTTACTACGCGCAGTGGGCGCAGGCCTGGGAGATCCAGGCGCTGCTCCGCGCCCACCACGTGGCCGGCGACGCCGACCTGGGTCTGCGCTTCCTGCACATGATCGACAAGACCCGCTACCCGGAGGGCGGGGTGTCGGATCAGGCGGTCCGCGAGATCCGGCGCATCAAGGCGCGCGTCGACTCCGAGCGGCTGCCGCGCGGCGCCGACCCCGCGACCCACACCAAGCTCGGGCGCGGCGGTCTCGCCGACATCGAATGGACCGTCCAGCTGATCCAGCTCCGGCACGCCCACGAGATCGAGTCGCTGCACAACACGTCGACACTCGAGACGCTCGATGCGATCGGTGCCGCCGAATTGCTCAGCGAGTCCGACGTCGAACTGCTACGCGACGCGTGGATCACGGCGACGAAGGCACGCAACTGCCTCGTCCTCGTCCGCGGCAAGGCCACCGATCAGCTGCCCGGGTCGGGACGCGTCCTGTCCGCGGTCGCGCAGATCGCCGGCTGGGGTGGCGGCGACGCCGGCGAGTTCCTCGATCACTACCTGCGGGTGACCCGGCGGGCCAAGGCTGTGGTGGAGAGAGTCTTCGGGGAGTGA
- a CDS encoding endonuclease/exonuclease/phosphatase family protein, protein MIAAWGVRALIALGWLAVLVGVFGVVLRFLDVQNQRLLVLASAAPYLMAAAAVGVLLLGITRHWIGFGVALTVAAVATLSQGPLYVANSASASGPELTVMQANIWLGNADADSLVRQIRDRDVDVLTVNELTPEAVDRLGAAGLDATLPFSFLMPGGGGEGTGIWSRYPLADKVHHSEFVLSALSARVELPDGASTALYAFHPVPPWPSDPSLWSREMDRIAAILDTIPADSGPVIVSGDFNSTRDHVKYRNLVTGRYRDAADQVGAGIQNTYPADRQPFPPMIAIDHIVTSDAQAQSVESVVLTGSDHRGLVARITLGG, encoded by the coding sequence GTGATCGCCGCCTGGGGGGTGCGGGCACTGATCGCCCTCGGGTGGCTCGCAGTACTCGTCGGAGTGTTCGGTGTAGTGCTGCGATTCCTCGACGTCCAGAACCAGCGTCTGCTCGTGCTGGCGTCCGCGGCGCCCTACCTCATGGCGGCTGCCGCGGTCGGGGTGCTGCTGCTGGGAATCACCCGGCACTGGATCGGGTTCGGCGTCGCACTGACCGTGGCCGCGGTGGCCACCCTGTCGCAGGGTCCGTTGTACGTGGCGAATTCGGCGTCGGCGTCCGGGCCGGAACTGACGGTGATGCAGGCCAACATCTGGCTCGGCAACGCGGACGCCGACTCCCTCGTCCGGCAGATCCGGGATCGCGACGTCGACGTGCTCACCGTCAACGAGCTGACCCCGGAGGCCGTCGACAGGCTGGGGGCCGCGGGGCTCGACGCGACCCTGCCGTTCTCGTTCCTCATGCCCGGCGGCGGCGGTGAGGGAACCGGCATCTGGAGCCGGTACCCGCTGGCCGACAAGGTCCACCACTCGGAGTTCGTGCTGTCCGCGCTGTCGGCCCGGGTGGAACTCCCGGACGGTGCGAGCACCGCACTCTACGCGTTCCACCCGGTCCCGCCGTGGCCGTCGGATCCGTCGCTGTGGTCGCGCGAAATGGACCGCATCGCAGCGATTCTCGATACGATTCCCGCCGACTCGGGACCGGTGATCGTCAGTGGCGACTTCAACTCCACCCGCGACCACGTGAAGTACCGCAACCTCGTGACCGGACGCTACCGTGATGCCGCCGACCAGGTCGGCGCCGGAATTCAGAACACGTATCCCGCCGACCGGCAGCCGTTTCCGCCGATGATCGCGATCGATCACATCGTCACGAGCGACGCGCAGGCGCAGTCCGTGGAATCGGTGGTGCTGACGGGCTCGGATCACCGTGGCCTCGTCGCGAGGATCACCCTCGGCGGCTGA
- the glnA gene encoding type I glutamate--ammonia ligase, whose translation MDRQKEFVLRTLEERDIRFVRLWFTDVLGYLKSVAIAPAELEGAFEEGIGFDGSAIEGFSRVSEADTVAKPDASTFQVLPWSSSKGHQHSARMFCDIAMPDGSPSWADSRHVLRRQLNKASDLGFSCYVHPEIEFFLLENGPIDGTPPKPADSGGYFDQAVHDSAPNFRRHAIDALESMGISVEFSHHEAAPGQQEIDLRYADALSMADNVMTFRYVVKEVAIAEGVRATFMPKPFSDQAGSAMHTHMSLFEGDTNAFHNPDDPMQLSETGKAFIAGILEHANEISAVTNQWVNSYKRLIHGGEAPTAASWGPSNRSALVRVPMYTPNKASSRRVEIRSPDSACNPYLTFAVLLAAGLRGIEKGYELPPEAEDDVWALTSAERRAMGYRELPGNLDGALREMEKSELVAEALGEHVFDFFLRNKRREWEEYRSHVTPFELKTYLGL comes from the coding sequence ATGGATCGCCAAAAGGAATTCGTGCTTCGCACCCTCGAAGAGCGCGACATTCGGTTCGTCCGATTGTGGTTCACGGACGTTCTCGGATACCTGAAATCGGTGGCGATCGCCCCCGCGGAACTGGAAGGTGCCTTCGAGGAAGGGATCGGCTTCGACGGATCCGCGATCGAGGGCTTCTCCCGGGTGTCCGAGGCGGACACGGTCGCGAAGCCGGACGCCTCCACCTTCCAGGTGCTGCCGTGGAGTTCGAGCAAGGGACATCAGCACTCCGCCCGCATGTTCTGCGACATCGCGATGCCCGACGGCTCGCCGTCCTGGGCGGATTCGCGGCACGTGCTGCGCCGTCAGCTGAACAAGGCCAGCGATCTGGGTTTCAGCTGCTACGTGCATCCCGAGATCGAGTTCTTCCTGCTCGAGAACGGGCCGATCGACGGCACCCCGCCGAAGCCCGCCGACTCCGGCGGCTACTTCGACCAGGCGGTGCACGACTCCGCGCCCAACTTCCGCCGGCACGCGATCGACGCGCTCGAGTCGATGGGCATCTCCGTCGAGTTCAGCCACCACGAGGCGGCTCCCGGCCAGCAGGAGATCGACCTGCGGTACGCGGACGCCCTGTCGATGGCCGACAACGTGATGACGTTCCGGTACGTCGTCAAGGAGGTCGCGATCGCCGAGGGTGTGCGCGCCACGTTCATGCCCAAGCCGTTCAGCGATCAGGCCGGCTCGGCGATGCACACCCACATGAGCCTGTTCGAGGGCGACACCAACGCCTTCCACAACCCGGATGATCCGATGCAGCTGTCGGAGACCGGCAAGGCGTTCATCGCCGGCATCCTCGAGCATGCCAACGAGATCAGCGCCGTCACCAACCAGTGGGTGAACTCCTACAAGCGCCTGATCCACGGCGGCGAGGCCCCGACCGCGGCGTCCTGGGGTCCGTCGAACCGGTCGGCGCTGGTCCGCGTCCCGATGTACACGCCGAACAAGGCGTCGTCGCGCCGCGTCGAGATCCGCAGCCCCGATTCGGCCTGCAACCCGTACCTGACGTTCGCGGTGCTTCTCGCCGCGGGACTGCGCGGAATCGAGAAGGGCTACGAACTTCCTCCCGAGGCGGAGGACGACGTGTGGGCGCTGACGTCGGCCGAGCGCCGCGCCATGGGCTACCGCGAGCTCCCCGGCAACCTCGACGGCGCACTGCGCGAGATGGAGAAGTCGGAGTTGGTGGCCGAGGCCCTCGGTGAGCACGTGTTCGACTTCTTCCTGCGCAACAAGCGGCGTGAGTGGGAGGAGTACCGGAGCCACGTGACGCCGTTCGAACTCAAGACGTATCTGGGGTTGTGA
- a CDS encoding ABC transporter permease, protein MTAAVTTKPTAQAARRSERARLLVQPILVLFLVVGVLGWAFSRDLTATQKGSLNAANIATLTWQHVLITVVVVVIVVIVAVPLGILLTRPGFTKLAPVFVGIANIGQAAPAIGLLVLLFLATGTTGFWIGVLPIAFYSLLPVLRNTILGLQEVNPAVIDAGRGQGMTAGLVLRKVEFPLAVPYILAGLRTSLVLAVGTATLSFLVSAGGLGILIDTGYKLRDNVTLVVGAVLAVALALLVDWCGALAEEFLGPKGLR, encoded by the coding sequence ATGACGGCCGCCGTCACCACGAAGCCCACCGCCCAGGCCGCCCGGCGTTCGGAGCGGGCCCGCCTGCTGGTCCAGCCGATCCTCGTCCTGTTCCTGGTGGTGGGTGTGCTCGGCTGGGCGTTCAGCCGAGACCTCACCGCCACACAGAAGGGCAGTCTCAACGCCGCGAACATCGCGACCCTCACGTGGCAGCACGTGCTGATCACCGTGGTCGTCGTGGTGATCGTCGTCATCGTCGCAGTCCCGCTCGGGATCCTGCTGACGCGGCCCGGGTTCACCAAGCTGGCACCGGTCTTCGTCGGAATCGCGAACATCGGGCAGGCCGCGCCGGCCATCGGTCTGCTCGTGCTGCTGTTCCTCGCGACGGGGACCACCGGCTTCTGGATCGGGGTGCTGCCCATCGCGTTCTACTCGCTCCTACCCGTGCTGCGGAACACGATCCTCGGTCTGCAGGAGGTCAATCCCGCGGTCATCGACGCCGGTCGGGGGCAGGGCATGACGGCCGGTCTCGTCCTGCGCAAGGTCGAGTTCCCGCTCGCCGTCCCATACATCCTCGCGGGGCTGCGCACGTCGCTGGTCCTCGCGGTGGGCACCGCGACGCTCAGTTTCCTCGTCAGCGCCGGCGGTCTCGGTATCCTCATCGACACCGGATACAAGCTGCGCGACAACGTGACTCTGGTCGTGGGAGCCGTCCTCGCGGTCGCGCTGGCGCTGCTCGTCGACTGGTGCGGCGCGCTGGCCGAGGAGTTCCTCGGCCCGAAGGGGCTGCGCTGA